TATTTACCCAAATCTTCTAAGACTTCCAGCTTTGCCGGTTCAGTTTTTCTTCCGTCAACAGTAACTCCCCATTTAAATTTATTAATGCATCCTATATCCGGAGTACCGAAAAGTTTTGCCAAATAAACTTTTTTTACCTGATGTTTCGGGTGCGTCAGTTTATACGTTAAATCGCCGTCGTTTGTAAGCAGGAGAAGTCCCGACGTGTCATAGTCAAGCCTTCCTACAGGCACAACTCTTTCATTAACCCCTTTAATCAAATCTATAACCGTAGGCCGATCAAACTGATCCTTGGCGGTTGTTACAAACCCTTCCGGCTTATGAAGCATTATATAAACCGGTTTCTCTTTGTTCAAAACTTTATTTCCGTTATAAAACACAGAATCAAGTTTGTCGTCAATTTTAGTTCCGAGTTCCGTCACAACAACTCCGTTTACGGAAACTTTGCCCGCCTGTATAAGTTCCTCTGCTTTTCTTCTTGACGCTATGCCACAATCGGCAAGATACTTTTGAAGCCTTACTTCCATTTTTTAATCCCCCTGATAATACTATTTAAACATTGGCTATTTTATAGTATACCGTCTGTTGGGGAATTTAGCCACATATTTATCAATTTTTTGACAGAAGTTTCAAAATCATGCCTTTTTATATTTTCAGCCGCTACAATATCAGTCGAAAAAAGCTGTTCTCCATTAGCCGTATAAACGGAAACCTTTCCGATTTTTTCGCCCTTTCTTACAGGCGCTTCAACAGCTTCCAATAGTTTCTTCTCAACGGTAATGCCTTTAAATTCTTCCTCGCTGAGCATAGCAAATCCATCCTCTGCGGCTATCGCATTGACGCTTCCTTCTTTTGAAGAAATTACCTCAACCGTTCCCATCTCACATCCCTTATCCATAACTTTTTTAAGGGAAAAATTTTCAAAACCATAATTTAAAAGGTTCTTTGTATCAATCCACTTTTGTTCTTTTCCCTTATTTCCCCAGCCGCTGGCAAGCACAACCGTTATAAGCTGCGTCCCGTTTCGTTCCGCCGCTCCGGCAAAGCAATGGCCGGCTTTATTTGTAAAACCTGTTTTAACGCCTATAGCCCCTTCATACTCGTTCAACAGCCTGTTTTTATTGCTTACTGTAAACGATCTTTTGCCATTACAGCTTGAAAAACTATAGCTCGGCGTTGAAATAAGCCTGCAAAAATCTTCGTTTTCCAAAGCGTATCTGGTAATCAAAGCCATATCATACGCTGTAGAATGATTATCGTCTTTATCAAGGCCGTTAGGCGTAACAAATTTTGTGTTCTTCGCTCCAATTTCCCTCGCCTTTTCATTCATTAATTCGGCAAAACCCTCAACGCTTCCTCCGATGTGTTCGGCTATTACAACGGCTGAATCATTACACGATTGAAGCATAAGGGGGTAAAGCAGATCCCCCAATATATATTCTTCCCCGCTTGAAAGTCCCAGCCTAACTTTCGGCGTTACAGCCGCTTTTTTCGATACGATTGCCGTTTCATCCAGCTTTCCGCTTTCCAAAGCTATAATAGCGGTCATAATTTTAGTTGTGCTTGCAACAGACATAGGGGCGTCCATGTTCCTTTCCCAAAGCACCCTTCCTGTTTCCGCATCCATTAACGCCGCCCCCTGGGCCGCAACTTTCAGCTCTTCAGCATAGACATTTACCGAAAAAACTAGTGCAAATATTATCATAATTAATTTTTTCATATAATCACCCAGATATATTATGGGTATTTTATCAAAAAAAATGCACTGTATAAAAACAGTGCGTTTAAAAATCAATTTCTTGAAGACGCTTTAACTTCGTCAAATATCCTGTACATTTCCTCTGAAGGTTCTTTAGTTGCGTTTGAAACAATAAATATAAGCAAAAGCGAAACTATAAATGCCGGAAGCAATTCATAAAGCTGGAATATAGTAATGTCAGCAAACATCTTTTCAAGCATATTCCATGCCAAAACCATAACTGCCCCGCCGATCATACCGGCCATTGCACCATACCTGTTCATCCTTTTCCAAAATACAGACGTTATAACCACAGGCCCAAATGAAGCTCCAAGCCCCGCCCATGCGTTCGAAACAAGCCCGAAAACCGAACTGTCCGGATCAAACGCTATCATTACGCCTATCACTGCAATGGCAATAACCGACAAACGTCCAACAAGAAGTTTCTTTTTGTCATCCGCTTTCTTATCAATATATTGATTATAGATGTCCTCGCTTACCGACGCCGCCGTAACAAGAAGCTGTGAATCGGCGGTGCTCATGCTGGCCGCAAGTATCGCCGCAAGAAATATGCCTGCCAATACGGCCGGGAACATCTGATCAACCATGAGCATAAACACCTGCTCGCTGTCTGCAAGCGGGCTGTTTATAAAATAAAGCCTTCCTATAACTCCGCAAATTACAGACGCTACAAGCGTAATTGCAACCCATACGATAGCAATCCTCCTGGAATGTTTAAGTTCATCAGGATCGTTTATGGCCATAAATCTTGCAAGTATATGCGGCTGTCCGAAATATCCAAGCCCCCAGGCAAGGTTTGTAATTATAGACATTAAAGGCACCATTCCGCCGCCCGTCGCTTTTGTAAGGCTCAAAAAATTCGGATCAATTCCAAGCACGCCTTCCGTAATCGTTTCGACGCCTCCCATCTGCACAACAGCGTATACGGGAACCACCAAAAGCGCAAAAAACATAAGCATTCCCTGTATAACGTCAGTCAGCGAAACTGCCAAGAAGCCGCCTAGGAACGTGTATCCTATTATAACAATAGCGCCTATAACAAGCGCAACCTGATACGGAACATGAAGCAGCATTTCAAAAAGCTTTGCTCCAGTTGAAAACTGAGCCGCCGTATAAACTGTAAAAAATATAATAATAACAAGCGCCGGTATAAGCCTTAATATTCCAGAATGGTCCTCAAAACGCGCTTCAAAGTACTCCGGCAAAGTAAGAGAATTTCCGGCCTTTTCGGTGTAAATCCTGAGCCTTTTAGCAAGCACTTTCCAGTTGGCATATGTTCCTATTCCAAGGCCGATAGCTATCCATCCGGCTTCAACTCCCGCAAGATATGCGGCTCCGGGCAGCCCAACCAAAAGCCAGCCGCTCATGTCCGAAGCTTGAGCTGACAACGCTGTCGCCCATTTTCCAAGCTTCCTACCTCCAAGCACATAATCTTCAAAACCTTCATTCTGCTTAAACGTTAAAAACCCAACGGCAAGCATCGCAAGCAGATAAACGGCAAGTATTATCAGCTTGATAATTTCTGAATTTCCCATTTTTTTCCTCCCTCTCCTGTAATTAAATTTAAAACCTGCAAGTTTTTGAAACTCAGCATGTTCCACAGTTTACAACGCAAGCATTAAATTTTAATATATCCGCAACATTATAGCAAAATTATGCATATATTGCAACCTATTAAAAAATATAATCCTTTACCATAGGAAACGGTAAGGACATAATCGGCATTTTTACATTAACTTTGAATAAAAGAAATATCTATATCAAACAAACCCTTAATAAATGTGAAATTTTATGTGTATCGTTCATTATGAAATTTTTAAATTAATATAAACTTCAATATATTCTTAAATTCGGCGCTTTAATCCGATTGAGTAAAACAGCAATATTGCCGCAAACATTAAAATTATAACC
This genomic window from Anaerotignum faecicola contains:
- a CDS encoding rRNA pseudouridine synthase, producing the protein MEVRLQKYLADCGIASRRKAEELIQAGKVSVNGVVVTELGTKIDDKLDSVFYNGNKVLNKEKPVYIMLHKPEGFVTTAKDQFDRPTVIDLIKGVNERVVPVGRLDYDTSGLLLLTNDGDLTYKLTHPKHQVKKVYLAKLFGTPDIGCINKFKWGVTVDGRKTEPAKLEVLEDLGKYSVCRITITEGRNRQVRKMCDAIKHPVATLKRVATGELELGDLPKGKFRILTEKEVKYLKSL
- a CDS encoding D-alanyl-D-alanine carboxypeptidase, with product MKKLIMIIFALVFSVNVYAEELKVAAQGAALMDAETGRVLWERNMDAPMSVASTTKIMTAIIALESGKLDETAIVSKKAAVTPKVRLGLSSGEEYILGDLLYPLMLQSCNDSAVVIAEHIGGSVEGFAELMNEKAREIGAKNTKFVTPNGLDKDDNHSTAYDMALITRYALENEDFCRLISTPSYSFSSCNGKRSFTVSNKNRLLNEYEGAIGVKTGFTNKAGHCFAGAAERNGTQLITVVLASGWGNKGKEQKWIDTKNLLNYGFENFSLKKVMDKGCEMGTVEVISSKEGSVNAIAAEDGFAMLSEEEFKGITVEKKLLEAVEAPVRKGEKIGKVSVYTANGEQLFSTDIVAAENIKRHDFETSVKKLINMWLNSPTDGIL
- the putP gene encoding sodium/proline symporter PutP; this encodes MGNSEIIKLIILAVYLLAMLAVGFLTFKQNEGFEDYVLGGRKLGKWATALSAQASDMSGWLLVGLPGAAYLAGVEAGWIAIGLGIGTYANWKVLAKRLRIYTEKAGNSLTLPEYFEARFEDHSGILRLIPALVIIIFFTVYTAAQFSTGAKLFEMLLHVPYQVALVIGAIVIIGYTFLGGFLAVSLTDVIQGMLMFFALLVVPVYAVVQMGGVETITEGVLGIDPNFLSLTKATGGGMVPLMSIITNLAWGLGYFGQPHILARFMAINDPDELKHSRRIAIVWVAITLVASVICGVIGRLYFINSPLADSEQVFMLMVDQMFPAVLAGIFLAAILAASMSTADSQLLVTAASVSEDIYNQYIDKKADDKKKLLVGRLSVIAIAVIGVMIAFDPDSSVFGLVSNAWAGLGASFGPVVITSVFWKRMNRYGAMAGMIGGAVMVLAWNMLEKMFADITIFQLYELLPAFIVSLLLIFIVSNATKEPSEEMYRIFDEVKASSRN